A stretch of DNA from Salmo trutta chromosome 12, fSalTru1.1, whole genome shotgun sequence:
TGGTCCATAATCTTTACGCACTCATACTTGAGACACTTGTCTCCAGATGGTATCCAGACAGAACCAGGCTGTAGAGGTGAGAATATGAATGATATCAACAGGATATTCTTCAAATTATATAAGATATATTGTATCATTGCTAAGATAATTATTTTGCATGACACTTTATTACTACAGTAAAATTACATGTTGGGGTTTTTAAATAATCAAGTGAAATAGGACTGATATGTTTTacgaattgtaaaaaaaaaaaatacaatttgtgaATCTGTGAGAGATCAATAATGCGGCTTGATGCTATTTTACCTGAatagtgtgtgtggtgttatcTGGCAGCATAACCACACAGCTTGTCTGTACACACTTCCCACAACACTGACCAGGAACGGCTTGATAATCATAGCCCTGAAAGGAAGAAGACAGACCAGAGAGGAGAAAACCTTTATGATGTGCACATGATCTCTCTTATACCAATGTGTGATCCTGGTAACTCACTAGTAATTACACTTATCCAGTAGTAGCCCAATAGTGGACACAGAGGAATCAGTGTTATTATAATATTTTGACATGGATAAGAACTCACATTACACTAAGTTTGTTGAATTACTTAATGAGGCCAAAGGGTGTCGATGTGTCAATGGAGATCAATTACCTGTTGGCAGTGAGTGTCACATTCAGTAGGTTGACACTCAATGATATGTAGATGCGTTTGGGCATCCACACTGTCACCACACACACAATTCTTACACTTGTCCTCAGGAACATTGGCACCAGGCTGGAATGagaaaatacaatatttctatGGAAAATCTATGAATTGAGACACTTTTTTTGTCCTATCTAATCTCAAAAAATATTGTTGGCACCCTGATAGAGGCCTCTAATTGCTTAAAGGAGGTATTTGCTTAGTTTAACTTGTTTTTAATGAATGTATGCAAGTAAAATAACGTTGTCCTCTTTTATTAAGTTGATCATTTAGAAGTGGTGGGACTGGCCAAAATGAACACAGACACATCGACATCTCACCTGATATTCAGTGTTGTTAAACACACAGACATCCTTTGCCACTGTGGGGCAAAGAACATGGATAATCACTTAATACTGCAACTAACATGTTGGGATTTCTAGGATATGCACACGCATGCATATGTACACGCACACTCAAGCACATGCAGATGTATACTCACCGCATTGATAAGTTAGGCAGCAGACTCCCATAGTTGCCTCTGTCTCGAATCCGACTGGACAAGTTATCTTGGAAGTAGAGCATCGTGTGACATCACACTCTGTTTGGAAAgaaaaaatgattgttttaaAATCTATGCAAATCGCCACAGTGGTTGGATATATTAGGTAATCACCAAAAATGTTTATGTTTTTACCGAGATGTTAAAAAGCCCACATATAGCGCACATTATCCAAACAAGTCACTCACCGCATTTGTCCTTTTGACAACAGTCAACAGTTTCTACGACCTTAACTTGGCCCTCCTGATCACAGGTGAGAGGAGGCTGATGTTGGCATGCCACAGGCTGGCATTGGATTTCCAGACTGTACGGGTCACAAACACACTCCTGGCAGTTGCTCACCCAGGTCTCATTAGCCTGCAATGAGGAACAATTTAAGCAAACTAAGGTTTGTATGGACACTACCAGTACAAAGTTCAATCATTCAGTGTGTGGAATCATAAATTACTGAAGCGCTTTGAGGTTCTATGAAAGCGCTATAGAATtgtaatacattattattattctaattattattattgcatACATTACTATACATGATTGTCAAAAGTGAAATACAAGCCAATGTGTATATCAGAAATGAATAGTTTCTCTTCCCTGCTTAAACCTGTGAGTGAAATTCAAACACAATTTTACCTCTTTCCATTCTCCATTTGGCAATGGGCAAATATCTAATGAACCaaagagaaaaaaatacattacaaaaacTAAGTCATTGAAATATATTCCACAACTTCATTTTGATAATGCATTTTATGTACCGGAAGCACTTGATAAAATCAATATCAATCAAAATAAACCAAAATCCACACCATTGAAGTATCTGTGAAAAATGCTGtggatattttttgtttgttttacaaaAAGCTAAACCAGCTTTCAAAAGACCACTACAGTAGCAACGGACAATTAACACTTTGTGCTTCCCAAAGTGAAGGTCAGCAGGATGTAGCTACTATCACAACACCATACTGTAAATCACCACACACTCATTATACAATGCTGTTATTTGACCATTCTTACCACAGCTGGGGATACAGTAGTTTGAGCTGGAACTCATAAGAGTGGTACCAGGGGGACAATAACATCCCTCCAATTGTATATCTCCCATGACACTGAACTCATTTTGAGTCTGGATGAATTTGAAATTGTACCTGCAGAGACATTCAAAAAAAGTTTCAATAGCTGAGAGACTTTTCTCCATCATTATACCCATCCACTGAACAACAACAGCATTATACATACCAGGCATTACAGGTTGGTTCAACTTGTGGACCGCAGGCATTATAAACCTTGGGTTTCTCGCATGTGAAGTCTGTAGCGGGTGAGATAAAAAGGTTAATAACCAATAAGCTACATCATAGAGAGGCTATCTGAGCTTTATGATCTTGAGGAGTGACCTACTTACCACATTGTCCATTTGTATAATTTCTCCACTCAATACAGACTCCTGCTTGTGCACATGCATCAGCATAGGTCTGCAAGCTGGTGCAGCCAATGGTAACATCATCCATATAACACGCATCAAAGATACATGCCACAATGAATGGCTCGTAGGGGATTATCTTATGGCAACTCTCAAAGACCCTTAAAAATATACCACACTTCAGTTAGATACTTAAATATGTTCATTCACTTTGTTTTGTCATCAGGCTTTGTCAAATGATTGCTGTGTTTTAGTATGCCAAGTTATTGTTCGCACTGAGATTATTCTGATTGAGAGGTTATCGATACTACAGAGGAGATTTATTGTGAATACTAATTGCTACTTACTTGCTTTGAATGAGATGACAAATGGGTGGATTGCAGCCTGGTGGTTGTGTTGGTGTCGGCTCTGGTGGTGGTGTGCACTGACTGTTATTGTGGTCAGCAACATGCCATTGGTGTGCCATGTCTGGACAAGATGAATCAATAGTCCCATTTGGCAAGCGGCAGTCATCTGTCCGGTTGTTGTCACATGTACCTGAATAAGATTGAAAACCATCGTTAGACAATGAGACATCATGGGGTAATCATGGTAACAGAGTGGCCATAAAACACCTGTACCCACCACACTGTCCCTCAGTGTTGCCACTGAACTTGTCCCAGGGCAGGTATATGCTAAACATAAGACCAGTGAAAGACACCTTGGCATTAATTGCTGGTATGACTAAAAGGGTCTCAATTCCGTTGTCTGTGATGCGGAAGTCCTTGGTCTCATATGCTGGGATGATGCGTTGCTGGTTTACATAAATCTAAGACAAAAATATTAAGAGATGGACAAAATGGTTACAATAATTCAATATTTGCATACCCAATAGTATTCTAGAACTGTATCCTATATCTAATACATAAAGGAATTctatcaatcttaaatggaagctAATGAATATCTAAGCTAATCAAAAAGCAAATCCCTCTTAAATGAAAAAGGAACGAAAATGTCTTGAACACAAAATATTTAAGATATTTTAATTACCAGACTTGTGAAAACTCCATCTACGTCCTTCTTGGTCATGAATATCTCATAAGATTGATAATAAATTGTCAGAGACTGAGGACAGGAAAGTCCATCTGGGGCATCACAATAGTAATTGTCGATTACAACACTGAAGTTGTACTTTGGCAGGATTTCTTTGACCAAGACGTAAGAACAATTTCCTTGGAAGCCATAGTATGTTCCATCAAAGGTGACATAGTGAGGGTCTCCCCAACCATAGCAGATACCTTTGTAAGAAGAGAATGATTAGCATTTAAAAGGACACGGATGTGGAATGTTTTATGCTAAATGAATAGTGCTGTGCTGAAATGTTTCCAATGTTAGACATTCATATACAATTACTGCTGGTAACTATTAGATAAACCTAAACAAGTCAAAGAGTAAGAATAATTTTGAACTAAAATCAATAGCTAAAGTGGATTTTATGACACAAAGAATAAACGTATATAtttttcttggggggggggggtaaacttACATTGACACTCATAGTGGAAACAGCATCCAGATTCGTCATACACTTTGATTGGAGGATAGTTATTTTCACATGCAATAGGCTTCGGAGTCTCACAATGTACATGCTCATAAATAACTTTCCCGTTGGCGCATGTTCCGTTGGTGCACTGGTTATGTATCCAGCTGTCACCATTCTACAAACACAGAAAAGTATTAGGCTTACAGGAAATGTCTATaaaatcatacaattattttttatatataatcaCCCTTTTGTAAATAATAATTCCTATGGAATGTTTCCAAAAAGGTTATTATCTATAGAAGAGCAAATACCCGTCTTGGAGGAAGTTCATGGTCACAGTTTTTCTCAGATGGATATTTTGGGGTGGTGGTTGGTCTTTCTGTTGTATGTGGTATTGTTGTTGTTGGGAGCAGTGTAGTGGttggtgtagtagtagtaactgggGTATTTGGATTACAATCAGGATGGGTATCTACTTGGCACTTCTTGTTGCAGATAGCAATGTAGCACCATCCATCATGGTCAGAGATATTATAAATAATTGAACCTGAAAATATATTGAGGAGATTTACATTTTGCACCAATTTAACGAGTATAATTCAATACAAATTGAACATTACTAATGGCAATATACAAAATGTTTCAAATGTGAAACGGTGTAAAATAAAAACTTACCAATGGGGAAGTCAGTATGATTGTAATGGCAAGAAGAACAATTAAGGGGAAATGTGGGTGTAATCCTTGGTTTTGTTGATCCACCAGTTGTTACAGCAAAAGGAGTTGTAGGAATAATAGTAGTTGTGGGTggcagagttgttgtttttgttgtagatggagctgttgATGTTAAGGTTGCAGTAGAGGGTGTAGGAGTAGTGGTGggaggaactgttgttgttgttgtagttgtggtTGGGATGGGTGTTGTGGGTCCACATTGGCAACATTTCACTCTGATCTCGTAATCAAAGCACTTTTGCTGAAGCCCTTGCTTATTGTTGTCACAAATCAGTCCAACAGATGGATTGCAAGTCACGTCTTGGCCAAGCTGAGAGATCTGAAGTCCAGggtattgttttgctctacattcaactgcctctggagctgagcaaatgtgataaccagcagcaatgatgttcttaatggattcattatctcCACCTTCAGAGCCAGACGTTGGCTGACCAaggttgatccagtctgaccacacacaactttcttcacCACTGCACTGGGTAGTTAATTCTCCTGTTGAGGTTGATGCAGGAGTAGAGGTTGGAGTTGTGGTGGAaggcagagttgttgtttttgttgtagatggagctgttgATGTTAAGAATGTAGTAGAGGGTGTAGGAGTAGTGGTGggaggaactgttgttgttgttgttgttgttgttgtagttgtggtTGGGATGGGTGTTGTGGGTCCACATTGGCAACATTTCACTCGGATCTCGTAATCAAAGCACTTTTGCTGAAGCCCTTGCTTATTGTTGTCACAAATCAGTCCAACGGATGGATTGCAAGTCACGTCTTGGCCAAGCTGAGAGATCTGAAGTCCAGggtattgttttgctctacattcaactgcctctggagctgagcaaatgtgataaccagcagcaatgatgttcttaatggattcattatctcCACCTTCAGAGCCAGACGTTGGCTGACCAaggttgatccagtctgaccacacacaactttcttcacCACTGCACTGGGTAGTTGATTCTCCTGTTGAGGTTGATG
This window harbors:
- the LOC115204743 gene encoding intestinal mucin-like protein codes for the protein MWTHNTHPNHNYNNNNNNNNSSSHHYSYTLYYILNINSSIYNKNNNSAFHHNSNLYSSPSTTKTTTLPPTTTIIPTTPFAVTTGGSTKPRITPTFPLNCSSCHYNHTDFPIGSIIYNISDHDGWCYIAICNKKCQVDTHPDCNPNTPVTTTTPTTTLLPTTTIPHTTERPTTTPKYPSEKNCDHELPPRRNGDSWIHNQCTNGTCANGKVIYEHVHCETPKPIACENNYPPIKVYDESGCCFHYECQCICYGWGDPHYVTFDGTYYGFQGNCSYVLVKEILPKYNFSVVIDNYYCDAPDGLSCPQSLTIYYQSYEIFMTKKDVDGVFTSLIYVNQQRIIPAYETKDFRITDNGIETLLVIPAINAKVSFTGLMFSIYLPWDKFSGNTEGQCGTCDNNRTDDCRLPNGTIDSSCPDMAHQWHVADHNNSQCTPPPEPTPTQPPGCNPPICHLIQSKVFESCHKIIPYEPFIVACIFDACYMDDVTIGCTSLQTYADACAQAGVCIEWRNYTNGQCDFTCEKPKVYNACGPQVEPTCNAWYNFKFIQTQNEFSVMGDIQLEGCYCPPGTTLMSSSSNYCIPSCDICPLPNGEWKEANETWVSNCQECVCDPYSLEIQCQPVACQHQPPLTCDQEGQVKVVETVDCCQKDKCECDVTRCSTSKITCPVGFETEATMGVCCLTYQCVAKDVCVFNNTEYQPGANVPEDKCKNCVCGDSVDAQTHLHIIECQPTECDTHCQQGYDYQAVPGQCCGKCVQTSCVVMLPDNTTHTIQPGSVWIPSGDKCLKYECVKIMDQLIPIEAKTVCPDFYPEDCIPGTEVVAPDGCCHVCIPITKPCNVTKGKVYLDSNGCKSANKVEVTTCGGSCVTYAMYSLEANMMERSCTCCREESTTKKEVEMICPDGSKFNHSYIHINKCGCQRTECVTPEATQVTRSRRRRR